CCTTCTTGGAAAAGGGACCACCGTCGCTGTTGTCGGAACGGGGCTGGATCGGGTCTACCCCGACTTTCACCGGACATTGGCCGGGGAGATCCTGTCCGGGGGGGGCTGCATCGTCTCCGAATTCCCTCCGGGAAGTCCGCCCGACGGCTGGCATTTTCCCTTCCGGAACCGGATTGTCGTCGGTCTTTCGGCAGGTATTGTCGCCGGCCCCCACCGGCGGGCGTCCGGGACTTCCGTCACCGTGCGGCGCGCCCTGGGGGAGGGTCGGGATGTGGTTGTCTATGACAGGGGGGGCTTCGGGGAGACGACGGAGGGTCCCGAAGCTCTTCTGGAACAGGGGGCCCGACGCGTATCGTCGGCCGAAGACGTGATTCTGGCATTGGGAGAGACAGGCATTGGCGGAAAAGAAGTCCGACAAGACGGTTAGGCCGACGAAAGCCGTTCAAAAAAAGGCGACAACGAGGCGATCGACCACAAAAAAGGCTTCTTCCGGCGCGAAGGGGGGAGCGGTTTCAAAAACCTCCCGGGCACAGGCGGCCGGAAAAACCCTGATCATCGTCGAGAGCCCCACGAAAGCCAGGACATTGTCCAAAGTCCTGGGATCGGGCTATCTCGTGAAAGCCTCTGTGGGACATGTCAAGGACCTCCCCCCGTCGCGTCTCGGAATCGACGTGGACCACGACTTCGCGCTCGAATTCGAGGTTCATCCCGACAAGAAAAAAGTGCTGTCGGAGATCCGCTCCGAGGCCAGGTCCGCCCGGGAGGTCTATCTCGCCAGCGACCCGGATCGCGAGGGGGAGGCGATTGCCTACCATATTGCATCAGAGCTTGAAGCTCTTCCGGTCCCGCCAAAACGGGTCCTGTTCCACGAGCTGACGGAAGGCGGCATCCGCTCGGCCCTTTCCGAGCCCGGCGAGATCGATGTCCGGAAAGTCGAAGCCCAGAAGGCCCGTCGCGCTCTCGACCGGATTGTGGGATACACCATCTCTCCCCTCCTGTGGGATCGCGTGCGTCGGGGGCTTTCCGCGGGCAGGGTCCAGTCCGTGGCCGTGCGACTGGTCTGCGACAGGGAGGACGAGATCGCCCGTTTTGTCCGCGAGGAGTACTGGACGATCGATGCCCGTTTCCGTCCGGGAGATCCCCGGGTCCCTCCCACATTCCTGTCCAGACTGGATCGCGTATCGGGCGAGAAGCCCGTTCTTCCGGATGCCCGGACCGCCGGCCAGGCTGTGGAACGGATACGCCGGGAACGGTTCACGGTCGGTGAAATCACCCGCGCCGACAAGAAAAGGAATCCCTCTCCTCCGCTCACGACCAGCCGGCTCCAGCAGGAGGCGGCAAACCGGCTCCGGTTCTCCGCCAAGAAGACCATGACGGTGGCCCAGAAACTGTATGAAGGTGTCGACCTTCCGGGGCAGGGTCCCGTCGGGCTCATCACCTATATGAGAACCGACTCGGTGCGTGTTTCTCCCGAGGCCGCGGAAGCGGCGCGGAGCTGGATCCGGCAGCACCATCCTGACGGGCTTCCGGCACGCGCCCCCGCCTACAAGAACCGCAAGGGAATTCAGGATGCTCACGAAGCCATCCGTCCGAGCGACGTGAGACGGACGCCGGAATCCCTGCAGGGATCGATCGATCCGGACCTGTTCCGCCTTTACGATCTGATCTGGAAGAGCTTTGTGGAAAGCCAGATGTCTCCGGCCCTCTATCTGCAGACGACCGTTCTCGTGGAAGGGGACCAGGGAGACGTCTTCCGTGCATCCGGACGGGTGCTCAAGTCGCCGGGATTCCTCGCCCTGCGGGGGCTTTCCGTTGCGCCGGAAGACGGAGCGGGGGAAGGCGAGGGGGAAGACCGGTTGCTCCCCCCCCTCGAAACCGGGGAAATCGTGAGTCTGGAGGAGGTGACCCCTGACCAGCATTTTACCGAGCCTCCCCCGCGGTATTCCGAGGCCTCCCTCATCCGGGAGCTCGAGGAGAAGGGGATCGGACGTCCCAGTACCTATGCGACGATCCTTTCGACGATCCAGGACCGGGAATACGTGGAGAAAAAGGAAAACCGTTTTTATCCGACGGATCTTGGAAAGGCGGTCAACAGCCTTCTGGTGGAGTCTTTCCCGGACCTGATGAGCGTGCGCTTTACCGCCCGGATGGAGGAGGAGCTCGACCAGGTCGAGGAAGGCGAGCGCGGTTACCGCGACGTGGTGGGGGATTTCTATACCCCGTTTCACCACGAGGTGGAAAAGGCCAAGAAGGGCGGAATGACGAACCTCAAGAAGCTGGAGGTTCCGACGGATGTTTCCTGTCCGGTCTGCCAGGCCCCCATGAACCGGAAGTGGGGAAAAAACGGCTCTTATCTCTCCTGTTCGCGTTATCCGGAGTGCAAGACCACCCGGAACTTTACCGAGGAAAACGGACAGATCCGGATTGTCGAGGAGGCCCTTCCCGAAGGGGAGGTCTGCCATGTGTGCCAGGCCCCGATGGTCATCAAAAAAGGGCGGTTCGGAACATTTCTGGCGTGCTCGCGCTATCCGGAGTGCAAAACGACACGGCCGTGGCCTCCGAAAGCGGAGGCGTCCCTGCCGGCAGTCAGTCCGGCCGAGGCGCCGGTCTGTCCGGAATGCTCTTCCCCGATGGTTCAGAAGCGGGGCCGTTTCGGATCTTTCTGGGCGTGCTCGCGCTATCCGGAATGCAAGGGCACCCGCCCCCTGGCGACGGGTCATCCCTGTCCGGTCAAGGGTTGCAAGGGAGAACTCGTTCCCCGGAGGGGAAAGAGAGGAACCTTCTACGGGTGCAGCCGGTATCCGGAATGCACGTTTCTTCTGAACGGAGAGCCGGTGCGGGATCCCTGTCCGGACTGCCAGTTTCCCTACCGGGTCCGGACAGGAAAGAAGTCGGTTGACCTTGTTTGTCCCAACGAAGCATGCAGCCATGCGAACACCGGAGGGTAACCGGAAGGTCGTCACGATTGTCGGCGGGGGACTTGCCGGGACGGAGGCGGCTCTGCGTCTGGCCGACAGGGGGCATTCCGTTCTCCTGTACGAAATGAGGCCCCGGAACACGAGCGGCGCCCACAAGACTCCCCTTCTGGGGGAACTGGTCTGTTCCAATTCCCTGAAAAGTCTCAGTGCCCAGACGCCTCACGGTCTTCTGAAGGAAGAACTTCTGAAATCAGGCTCTCCCGTGATCGAATCGGCGATGGAATGCCGTATTCCGGGTGGGGGGGCCCTGGTCGTCGACCGCGACGCGTTTGCCCGCCGGCTGACGGACCGGGTTCTCTCCCATCCCCGAATCCGTGTGGAACGGCGTCTTGTCGACCGCCTTCCGGCGGATCGGCCGCTCATCCTGGCCACCGGACCTCTCACCCATCCCTCCCTGGTGGAAGATCTCACAACGCATCTCCCGGGAGGACGCCTCTCTTTCTATGACGCCATCGCGCCGATCGTGGAAGCCGATTCCCTGGACTTCGGCCGCCTGTTTCGCGGGGACCGCCACGGAACGCCGGGTTCGGGAGACCACTGGAATGCCCCGATGGACCGGGAGACATACGAACGATTTTGTGAAGCCCTCCTGGAAGGGGAACAGGTCCCTCCGCACGAAGGCGTCGAAGACAGTCCGGAGGTTCTCCGGGCGTTTCAGGCATGTCAGCCCATCGAATCCCTCGCCGAAACCGGCCGGCAGACCCTGGCGTTCGGTCCGCTCCGACCGGTGGGGCTGGTCGATCCGTCGACCGGGCGGGAACCGTATGCGGTCGTCCAGCTTCGTCCCGAGGACGCCGATGAATCGGCGTTCAACCTGGTGGGGTTCCAGACGCGACTCCGGTATCCTGAACAGGAGCGGATTTTCCGGATGATTCCCGGACTGGAACAGGCCCGCTTTCTCCGTCATGGATCCCTTCACCGGAACACCTTCCTGGATGCTCCCGCTCTTCTGAAGGACGATTTGACCCTGTCCGGTCTTCCGGGCGTCTATGCCACCGGACAGATCCTGGGGGTGGAGGGGTATACCGAATCGGTGACGATGGGCTTTTTGACCGCGCTCGTTCTTGACGGCGCCTGGGCGTCGGACACGCCCTGGACTTTTGACGCGAAAATGATCCTTCCTCCGGCGGAGACCGCGATGGGCGCTCTTCTTTCCGGGCTTTCTCCCCGACGGTCCGGGGCCTTTGCACCCGTGAACCTTCACTTCGGGTTGTTCCCCCGCCCGTCCGGGGCAACCTCTCGCCGCATTCCGCGAGAGCAGATCGTCGCCCGCGCCCGCCGGGCCTTTTCGGGGTGGTGGGCCGGCAGAAGCGACTGGGATTCCCGGAGGCTGGGCGTTGGGGGGTAAGGGGTCCGGAGAATTCCGGAATCCGGGAAAAACAGAAGGCAGAGTTCCCGGAAACGACGATGCCGTCCGGGATTTTCTGGAGGAACTGGCCCAGTCCGGTCACTCTCCACGGACGCTGATGGCTTACCGGCGGGATCTGGACGCGTTCAGGAGGTTTCTTCTCCTCCGGGGGAAGGACTCCCCCTCCGATCCCTCGATTGACCGGACCCTCGCCCTGTCGTATCTTTTCGATCTCGAACAACAAGAGTACCGTCCGCGTTCGGTTCTCCGGATTCTCTCCTCCCTGCGTTCCTTCTACCAGTGGCTCTGCCGGAAAGGGCGATGTCCGTCGAACCCGTTCGAGGATCTTTCGGGACCGCGGAGGCCGAAAACGGTTCCGACCGTTCTTTCCGAACGGGAGATGGCCACTCTGCTGGAAAGCCGGCCGGGAAACTCCTGGGAAGACCGGCGGGACACGGTGATGCTCGAGCTCTTTTATCTGACCGGCATCCGGCTGTCCGAACTGGCGGGTCTGGTGCGGGGGGACCTGTCGCCGGGGATGGACCGGATCCAGGTCCGGGGGAAAGGGAACAAGGAGCGGATGGTTCCCCTTCTGGGGTTGACGAGGGAGCTTTTGAGGGACTTTCTGTCCGAAGAAGGGGGGCCGGGAGCGCCCCTGTTTGCCGTCTCTCCCGGAGGGGAGGCGCTGTCGGTCCATCAGATCGGCCGGATTGTTCGTCGTCGGGTCCGTCTGTCCGGACTGGGGGACCGGGGAGTGACCCCCCATACGTTTCGCCATTCCTGTGCGACCCATCTTCTCGACAGGGGAATGGACCTCCGGAAGATCCAGGAGCTTCTCGGGCACCAGTCCCTGGGAACCACGCAGAAGTACACCCATGTCGGGCTGGCGGATCTGCGCCGGCGATACGACCGAATCCGGCGAAAGGATGTTGTGGACGATGATCAGGGCAGCTGAAGACAACAGGGTCCCGTTGTTCAAGGGGACGACCATTGTGAGCGTGCGCCGGGGAGACCGGGTGGCTCTTGGAGGGGACGGCCAGATCACGCTGGGAACGATGATCGTGAAGGCCCGGTCCAGAAAGGTCCGCTCCCTTTATCAGGGACGGGTTCTGGCGGGGTTTGCCGGGTCGACCGCGGATGCCTTGACGCTCTTCGAGCGTTTCGAAAGCATGCTGGAGTCCCATCAGGGACATGTCGGCCGGGCCAGCGTGGCCCTGGCCAAGGACTGGAGAACCGACAGAAGCCTCCGTCGGCTGGAAGCCCTTTTGGCCGTCGCCTCGAAAGAGTCGACGTATCTGATTTCCGGAGCCGGAGACGTGATCGAACCCGAGGAAGGCCTCCTGTCGATCGGTTCGGGGTCCTCCTATGCCCTGGCGTCCGCCCGGGTTCTTCTGAAACATACGGCCCTGACGCCGGAGGAAATCGTCCGGGAATCCCTGTCTGTCGCGGCCGATCTCGATATTTACACCAACCACGAAATGACGGTTCTCTCCCTGCCATCGGGCGAGAGGGAACGGTCGGGAGGAGAATCGTGAATCCGGAGTCCCGTCCGGAGGTCCATTCCCCCGCGTTTCCATGGACGCCGGGAGACATTGTCCGGTACCTCGACCGGTATATCATCGGTCAGGGGGATGCAAAAAAAGCCGTGGCCGTGGCCATCCGGAACCGCGTCCGGCGGGAAAGGGTGTCGGGACCGATGAAGGAGGAGATTCTTCCCCGGAACATCCTGATGATCGGTGCGACCGGCTCCGGGAAGACCGAGATCGCCCGAAGGCTCTCGCGCCTTCTGAACGCGCCTTTTCTCAAGGTCGAGGCGACCAAGTACACGGAAGTGGGGTATGTGGGGAGAAATGTGGAGTCGATGATCCGGGATCTCGCGGAGGTGGCCTATAACGAGGGTCTCTCCCGCGAAAGGGACCTGGTCCGGGAGGACGCGCTGAAGGATGTCCGGGAACGCCTTCTGGACGCCCTGCTTCCGGGCGGAGGGCAGGAGGCGACCCGGAGCCGCCTGGCGTCCCGGCTCGATGCGGGGGATCTGGAGGACCGCGAAGTGGAGATCCTGCTTCGGGAGACGTCGGGCGGTCCTCCCACCGGAGGCTCCGACTGGGGCGAGGGATCTCCCGAAGGAATGCGGGAGATGCTCGGGAGCATTCTCCCTCCCCGCCAGATCCGCCGGCGTCTTGCAATCCGCGATGCCCGCCCCCTTCTGCTCGCGGAGGCGGCGGACGCCCGTGTGGACGCCGGGAAGGTCTCCCGGGAAACCGTGGCGCGGGTCGAGGAGTCGGGAATTCTGTTCATCGATGAGATCGACAAGGTGATTCCCCGGTCGGGCTCCGTCGGGGCGGATGTCTCGCGGGAAGGGGTCCAGCGGGACCTGTTGCCGATCGTTGAAGGTTCGTCGGTGCGCACCCGCCATGGAATCGTGCGCACCGACAGAATCCTCTTTATTGCGGCGGGGGCGTTCCATCACGCCCGTCCGTCGGATCTGATCCCCGAATTCCAGGGACGGTTTCCGGTGCGGGTGACGCTCACGGCCCTGGGAAGTCCGGAGCTCTACCGCATTCTGACCGAAACCGAGGGATCTCTTGTCAGCCAGTACAAGGCGCTTCTGGAAACCGAAGGCGTGATCCTTGATTTCCGGGAGGACGGTCTCCGGGAAATCGCCGAGGTGGCCTGGCAGGTGAACGAAGGAACCCAGAATATCGGGGCCCGCCGTCTTTTCACGGTCATGGAACATCTTCTGGAGGATGTCTCGTTCCGGGCGCCGGAAATGGCCGGACAGACGGTGGTCATCGACCGGCCCTTTGTGCAGGAAAGGCTCGGAAAGCTGGTCCTGGATCCGGACCTCACCCGTTACATTCTCTGACGCCTCCCGGAACAGGAGGCGATCGGCCATTTCCGGACAGGAAGGAGAGACGATTGCTGGAAGACAGTCAGACGAAGGCCCGGATCCTGATCGAGGCCCTTCCCTACATCCGTGCATTTTCCGGGAAAACCTTCGTCATCAAATACGGAGGCAGCACCCGCGGAAAAACCCTGGAGGACTCCGACCCGACGCTCGACCAATCGTTTGCCGACGATCTGGTTCTTCTGGTGCATATCGGTATCCGGCCGGTGGTCGTCCACGGGGGTGGGCCGGACATCACCCGGATGATGGACCGGATGGGTCTTCCTTCCCGTTTTGTGGACGGTCTCCGGGTGACGGACCGGGAGGGCATGGAAGTCGTGGAGATGGTGCTGTCCGGAAAAATCAACCGGGAACTGGTCACCCTGGTCCAGAAGCGGGGTGGACGGGCGGTGGGCCTTGCCGGTCGCGACGGAAACCTTCTGGT
This portion of the Leptospirillum ferriphilum genome encodes:
- the topA gene encoding type I DNA topoisomerase, with the translated sequence MAEKKSDKTVRPTKAVQKKATTRRSTTKKASSGAKGGAVSKTSRAQAAGKTLIIVESPTKARTLSKVLGSGYLVKASVGHVKDLPPSRLGIDVDHDFALEFEVHPDKKKVLSEIRSEARSAREVYLASDPDREGEAIAYHIASELEALPVPPKRVLFHELTEGGIRSALSEPGEIDVRKVEAQKARRALDRIVGYTISPLLWDRVRRGLSAGRVQSVAVRLVCDREDEIARFVREEYWTIDARFRPGDPRVPPTFLSRLDRVSGEKPVLPDARTAGQAVERIRRERFTVGEITRADKKRNPSPPLTTSRLQQEAANRLRFSAKKTMTVAQKLYEGVDLPGQGPVGLITYMRTDSVRVSPEAAEAARSWIRQHHPDGLPARAPAYKNRKGIQDAHEAIRPSDVRRTPESLQGSIDPDLFRLYDLIWKSFVESQMSPALYLQTTVLVEGDQGDVFRASGRVLKSPGFLALRGLSVAPEDGAGEGEGEDRLLPPLETGEIVSLEEVTPDQHFTEPPPRYSEASLIRELEEKGIGRPSTYATILSTIQDREYVEKKENRFYPTDLGKAVNSLLVESFPDLMSVRFTARMEEELDQVEEGERGYRDVVGDFYTPFHHEVEKAKKGGMTNLKKLEVPTDVSCPVCQAPMNRKWGKNGSYLSCSRYPECKTTRNFTEENGQIRIVEEALPEGEVCHVCQAPMVIKKGRFGTFLACSRYPECKTTRPWPPKAEASLPAVSPAEAPVCPECSSPMVQKRGRFGSFWACSRYPECKGTRPLATGHPCPVKGCKGELVPRRGKRGTFYGCSRYPECTFLLNGEPVRDPCPDCQFPYRVRTGKKSVDLVCPNEACSHANTGG
- the trmFO gene encoding methylenetetrahydrofolate--tRNA-(uracil(54)-C(5))-methyltransferase (FADH(2)-oxidizing) TrmFO; protein product: MTLFVPTKHAAMRTPEGNRKVVTIVGGGLAGTEAALRLADRGHSVLLYEMRPRNTSGAHKTPLLGELVCSNSLKSLSAQTPHGLLKEELLKSGSPVIESAMECRIPGGGALVVDRDAFARRLTDRVLSHPRIRVERRLVDRLPADRPLILATGPLTHPSLVEDLTTHLPGGRLSFYDAIAPIVEADSLDFGRLFRGDRHGTPGSGDHWNAPMDRETYERFCEALLEGEQVPPHEGVEDSPEVLRAFQACQPIESLAETGRQTLAFGPLRPVGLVDPSTGREPYAVVQLRPEDADESAFNLVGFQTRLRYPEQERIFRMIPGLEQARFLRHGSLHRNTFLDAPALLKDDLTLSGLPGVYATGQILGVEGYTESVTMGFLTALVLDGAWASDTPWTFDAKMILPPAETAMGALLSGLSPRRSGAFAPVNLHFGLFPRPSGATSRRIPREQIVARARRAFSGWWAGRSDWDSRRLGVGG
- a CDS encoding tyrosine-type recombinase/integrase; this translates as MGGKGSGEFRNPGKTEGRVPGNDDAVRDFLEELAQSGHSPRTLMAYRRDLDAFRRFLLLRGKDSPSDPSIDRTLALSYLFDLEQQEYRPRSVLRILSSLRSFYQWLCRKGRCPSNPFEDLSGPRRPKTVPTVLSEREMATLLESRPGNSWEDRRDTVMLELFYLTGIRLSELAGLVRGDLSPGMDRIQVRGKGNKERMVPLLGLTRELLRDFLSEEGGPGAPLFAVSPGGEALSVHQIGRIVRRRVRLSGLGDRGVTPHTFRHSCATHLLDRGMDLRKIQELLGHQSLGTTQKYTHVGLADLRRRYDRIRRKDVVDDDQGS
- the hslV gene encoding ATP-dependent protease subunit HslV, with protein sequence MIRAAEDNRVPLFKGTTIVSVRRGDRVALGGDGQITLGTMIVKARSRKVRSLYQGRVLAGFAGSTADALTLFERFESMLESHQGHVGRASVALAKDWRTDRSLRRLEALLAVASKESTYLISGAGDVIEPEEGLLSIGSGSSYALASARVLLKHTALTPEEIVRESLSVAADLDIYTNHEMTVLSLPSGERERSGGES
- the hslU gene encoding ATP-dependent protease ATPase subunit HslU, translated to MNPESRPEVHSPAFPWTPGDIVRYLDRYIIGQGDAKKAVAVAIRNRVRRERVSGPMKEEILPRNILMIGATGSGKTEIARRLSRLLNAPFLKVEATKYTEVGYVGRNVESMIRDLAEVAYNEGLSRERDLVREDALKDVRERLLDALLPGGGQEATRSRLASRLDAGDLEDREVEILLRETSGGPPTGGSDWGEGSPEGMREMLGSILPPRQIRRRLAIRDARPLLLAEAADARVDAGKVSRETVARVEESGILFIDEIDKVIPRSGSVGADVSREGVQRDLLPIVEGSSVRTRHGIVRTDRILFIAAGAFHHARPSDLIPEFQGRFPVRVTLTALGSPELYRILTETEGSLVSQYKALLETEGVILDFREDGLREIAEVAWQVNEGTQNIGARRLFTVMEHLLEDVSFRAPEMAGQTVVIDRPFVQERLGKLVLDPDLTRYIL